A single Dechloromonas denitrificans DNA region contains:
- a CDS encoding 3-hydroxyacyl-CoA dehydrogenase NAD-binding domain-containing protein, with product MNLNLQHWRVERDADGLATVTLDKAGESANSLSVAVMAELAQILDGFDRQPPKGLIFRSGKAAGFIAGADIEEFTQLDTPEKGRALVERGWQLFNRLAAVDYPTLAIIRGHCLGGGLELALACRYLLAVDEPATKMGLPEVMLGIFPGWGGMLRLPQRVGPAAALDMMLTGKSIDAKRAKRMGLADECVPPRVMEPAARQLLLSGQPRRPLPTLQRLLNGPLKAIVASGARKQVAKKARPEHYPAPYAIIEIWQKHNGNALAAPAIIDRIISSPTARNLVRVFFLQERLKAFGKESPFKAGRVHVIGAGVMGGDIAAWCALRGMTVTLQDQSLERMGPALQRANKLFTRRLRDPLKARAAFDRLIPDVNGDGVAHADVVIEAIFENVEAKHALFKALEPRLKPGAVLATNTSSLKLEDLRTVLQQPERLVGIHFFNPVAMMPLVEVVAADGADPAAVQAACAFVRQIDKLPLPVRSTPGFLVNAVLAPYMLEAMQAVDEGVAPETIDAAMLAFGMPMGPIELVDTVGLDIALAAGQQLAGGVQAPRCLVQRVEAKQLGKKTGNGFYVWNAGKAVKGQPGSVPAGLAERLVSPLIKRTRRLVADGVVGDAELADAGVIFGTGFAPFTGGPLNYSKSI from the coding sequence ATGAATCTCAATCTTCAACACTGGCGGGTCGAGCGCGATGCCGACGGTCTCGCCACCGTCACCCTGGACAAGGCCGGCGAGTCGGCCAATTCGCTGTCGGTTGCCGTGATGGCGGAACTGGCCCAGATCCTCGATGGTTTCGACAGGCAGCCGCCGAAAGGGTTGATCTTCCGCTCCGGCAAGGCAGCCGGCTTCATCGCCGGGGCCGACATCGAGGAATTCACCCAACTCGATACACCGGAAAAGGGGCGGGCGCTGGTCGAGCGGGGCTGGCAGCTGTTCAACCGTCTGGCTGCGGTCGACTACCCGACATTGGCCATCATCCGCGGCCATTGCCTGGGCGGCGGCCTCGAACTGGCGCTGGCCTGCCGCTACCTGCTGGCGGTTGACGAACCGGCGACCAAAATGGGCCTGCCGGAAGTCATGCTCGGCATCTTCCCGGGCTGGGGCGGCATGCTGCGCCTGCCGCAACGGGTTGGTCCGGCCGCTGCGCTCGACATGATGCTGACCGGCAAGAGCATCGACGCCAAACGAGCCAAGCGCATGGGCCTGGCCGATGAATGCGTGCCGCCCCGGGTTATGGAGCCGGCGGCGCGGCAACTGCTGCTTTCCGGCCAGCCCCGGCGCCCACTGCCGACGCTGCAGCGCCTGCTCAACGGGCCGCTCAAGGCCATCGTCGCCAGCGGCGCCCGCAAGCAGGTGGCAAAGAAGGCACGGCCGGAACATTACCCGGCGCCTTACGCCATCATCGAGATCTGGCAGAAACATAATGGCAATGCGCTGGCCGCGCCGGCCATTATCGACCGCATCATCAGTTCGCCGACGGCACGCAATCTGGTCCGGGTGTTCTTCCTGCAGGAAAGGCTGAAAGCATTCGGCAAGGAATCTCCCTTCAAGGCCGGGCGGGTCCATGTCATCGGAGCCGGTGTCATGGGCGGCGACATTGCTGCCTGGTGCGCCCTGCGCGGCATGACCGTAACGCTGCAGGATCAGAGCCTCGAACGCATGGGGCCTGCCTTGCAGCGGGCCAACAAGCTATTCACGCGCCGCCTGCGCGACCCGCTCAAGGCACGGGCCGCCTTCGACCGGCTGATTCCCGACGTCAACGGCGATGGTGTCGCCCATGCCGATGTGGTGATCGAGGCGATTTTCGAGAATGTCGAGGCCAAGCATGCGCTGTTCAAGGCGCTGGAGCCGCGGCTGAAACCGGGGGCGGTGCTCGCCACCAATACTTCGAGCCTGAAGCTGGAAGACTTGCGGACGGTGTTGCAGCAACCGGAACGCCTGGTCGGCATCCACTTCTTCAACCCGGTGGCGATGATGCCGTTAGTCGAGGTCGTTGCCGCCGACGGAGCCGACCCGGCCGCCGTGCAGGCGGCCTGCGCCTTCGTCCGGCAGATCGACAAGCTGCCCTTGCCGGTCCGCAGCACGCCGGGCTTTCTGGTCAATGCCGTGCTGGCCCCTTACATGCTGGAAGCGATGCAGGCGGTGGATGAGGGCGTCGCGCCGGAAACCATCGATGCCGCGATGCTTGCCTTCGGCATGCCGATGGGGCCGATCGAACTGGTCGATACGGTCGGGCTGGATATTGCGCTGGCTGCCGGGCAACAACTGGCCGGTGGCGTCCAGGCACCGCGCTGCCTGGTGCAGCGGGTCGAGGCAAAGCAGTTGGGCAAGAAAACCGGTAATGGCTTCTATGTCTGGAATGCCGGCAAGGCGGTCAAGGGCCAGCCGGGCAGTGTGCCGGCCGGATTGGCCGAGCGCCTGGTTTCGCCGCTGATCAAGCGTACCCGGCGCCTGGTGGCCGACGGTGTCGTTGGCGATGCCGAACTGGCCGATGCTGGCGTAATTTTTGGAACCGGTTTTGCGCCGTTTACCGGCGGCCCATTGAACTATAGTAAATCGATTTAA
- a CDS encoding OmpP1/FadL family transporter: protein MHKVITPRLIPVLVAVAFSGGATASGFQLLEQNASGLGNSYAGSAAVAENASTVFYNPAGMTQLKQIEVSGGLTAIKTSFDFTNEGSSVGSLANTGNGNNGGGIGYVPNGFLSWGITKDLFVGLGVGAPFGLRTKYDDQWIGAAQSTHFDVKTININPSIAYRVNDVVSIGGGLNWQRIEADYRRLVSVVGAAGGTTSPLKLTLEDDSWGWNIGALFKVAPSTKVGVSYRSKIKYETTGKIDISGPLRTYSADAKADITLPDTFILSLTHAVSDRLELLGDVSWTGWSSIPKIDIIRASATQNGAAAAGTTAQVLDSDFRDTWRVAVGANYKLNNDFMLRAGVAYDQSPVKGPSTRLVSLPDNNRTWFSLGAQWKASNSMTFDLGGAYLYVKDAKIDNNQITTGATSPLTNRGRVTGNYEDSAWILGGQVSLAF from the coding sequence ATGCATAAAGTCATCACCCCTCGTCTTATTCCGGTGCTTGTTGCCGTCGCATTTTCCGGCGGTGCCACGGCTTCCGGCTTTCAGTTGCTCGAACAGAATGCGAGCGGCCTGGGTAATTCATACGCCGGTTCTGCGGCAGTAGCAGAGAACGCCAGTACGGTGTTCTACAACCCGGCCGGTATGACGCAGCTCAAGCAGATCGAGGTTTCCGGTGGCCTGACGGCGATCAAGACCAGCTTTGACTTCACCAACGAAGGGTCGAGCGTCGGCAGTCTGGCCAATACCGGCAATGGCAACAATGGCGGCGGCATTGGCTACGTGCCAAATGGTTTCCTGTCCTGGGGCATCACCAAGGATCTTTTCGTCGGCCTTGGGGTGGGCGCTCCGTTCGGTTTGCGGACGAAATACGATGATCAGTGGATCGGTGCGGCCCAATCGACTCACTTCGATGTCAAGACGATCAATATCAATCCATCCATCGCCTATCGCGTCAATGATGTGGTTTCGATCGGTGGCGGTTTGAATTGGCAACGTATCGAGGCGGATTATCGTCGACTGGTTTCAGTTGTCGGGGCGGCCGGCGGCACGACCTCGCCGCTCAAGCTGACCCTTGAGGACGATTCGTGGGGCTGGAATATCGGTGCCCTTTTCAAGGTTGCGCCGAGCACCAAAGTCGGTGTCTCCTACCGTTCCAAAATCAAATACGAAACGACCGGCAAGATCGACATCAGTGGCCCGCTTCGCACTTATAGTGCGGATGCCAAGGCTGATATCACGCTGCCGGATACCTTCATTCTCAGTCTGACCCACGCCGTGTCGGACCGTCTTGAGCTGTTGGGGGATGTATCCTGGACCGGTTGGAGCTCCATTCCCAAGATCGACATCATCCGGGCCTCGGCGACCCAGAATGGTGCTGCCGCAGCGGGAACCACCGCTCAGGTTCTGGACAGCGATTTTCGGGATACCTGGCGGGTCGCGGTCGGTGCCAATTACAAGCTGAACAACGACTTCATGCTGCGGGCCGGTGTCGCATATGACCAGAGTCCGGTCAAAGGCCCGTCTACTCGCCTGGTTTCTCTGCCCGACAACAACCGCACCTGGTTCTCTCTCGGCGCGCAGTGGAAAGCCAGCAACTCGATGACCTTTGATCTGGGCGGTGCTTATCTCTATGTCAAGGATGCCAAGATCGACAACAACCAGATCACCACGGGGGCGACCAGCCCGCTGACCAATCGCGGCCGGGTTACCGGCAACTATGAGGACAGCGCGTGGATTCTTGGCGGACAGGTTTCGCTGGCTTTCTGA